From a single Lolium rigidum isolate FL_2022 chromosome 7, APGP_CSIRO_Lrig_0.1, whole genome shotgun sequence genomic region:
- the LOC124672544 gene encoding proline-rich receptor-like protein kinase PERK8: MHGYVHRPLAPHHLKTKKASPFAVQPEPTPPPASPLFFLSSGPPPSTLGQRGDSSTLPPSRTFHALRAPLLLGSLSSVSPLPAHSATTRMVSIHAPPPTLSWARMLACVLFWASIPIRRPSQGPTPRSSRSLNFPLFSSPFPASPVSRSPASSPTPSSTSHRLLPHSAPRAGGGIGQQEAPPSRCRLLPPPTRAPRRQGPRRGTAGRRQGPTRTRRRRRSVDGQQGRGSRRRGRRRRLRPPRSYPQRPLPAPASAAGAADSDHADFPVGLCPGVVPPTADADHAGLAVGLFPAVPDRRRPR; this comes from the exons ATGCACGGTTATGTCCACCGTCCGCTGGCGCCCCATCATCTCAAAACAAAAAAAGCGTCTCCCTTTGCTGTGCAGCCTGAGCCAACTCCGCCTCCAGCttctcccctcttcttcctcagcTCCGGTCCCCCTCCCTCTACTCTAGGGCAGAGAGGCGATTCCTCCACCTTGccgccttctagaaccttccacgcCCTGCGCGCTCCGCTCCTCCTCGGCTCCCTCTCCTCCGTCTCCCCGCTCCCCGCTCACTCTGCAACGACGAGGATGGTCTCCATCCATGCGCCGCCGCCGACCCTGTCCTGGGCCAGAATGCTGGCCTGTGTCCTCTTCTGGGCCTCAATCCCCATACGACGCCCATCCCAAGGCCCAACTCCACGCTCCTCCCGCTCGTTAAATTTCCCCCTCTTCTCCTCCCCCTTCCCTGCTTCCCCTGTTTCGCGATCGCCCGCTTCGTCTCCGACTCCGAGCTCCACCTCGCACCGCCTTCTCCCGCACTCCGCTCCACGCGCAG GCGGAGGGATTGGGCAACAAGAAGCACCTCCTTCTCGTTGCAGGCTTCTCCCACCACCAACAAGGGCACCGCGCCGTCAAGGACCAAgaaggggcaccgcaggaaggcgCCAAGGGCCAACaaggactagaagaagaagaagaagcgtcgACGGCCAACAAGGCCGCGGCAGCAG aagaagaggaagaagaaggcgtctCCGACCTCCAAGAAGCTACCCGCAACGACCCCTCCCCGCTCCAGCAAGTGCAGCCGGAGCTGCGGATTCCGACCATGCTGACTTCCCTGTCGGCCTTTGTCCAGGAGTTGTTCCGCCTACTGCAGATGCCGACCATGCCGGCCTGGCTGTCGGCCTTTTTCCAGCGGTCCCGGACCGACGACGCcccc GCTGA